A portion of the Colius striatus isolate bColStr4 chromosome 1, bColStr4.1.hap1, whole genome shotgun sequence genome contains these proteins:
- the CHAMP1 gene encoding chromosome alignment-maintaining phosphoprotein 1, which translates to MDVLQILRKTTECLECDHCNFRGTDYENIQIHMGTIHPEYCDEMNAAGLGKLIFYQKSAKLFHCHKCFFTSKMYCNVYYHITAQHAAPQKWNEERKGQAEGDSEPSKNSVTLEPQKPTVSPETGKPSLSPELPKSEPVVSPKLQKSSVSPEPQKSAQATSSESEQSAQAMSPDPEKSSKATSPDVEKLASAVSSDSEKPSPSVSPDPQKPSPAVSPDPQKPSPAVSPDPQKPAPAVSPEPRRHSPAVSPEPRRHSPGMSPEPRRHSPAVSPEPRRHSPAVSPEPRRYSPAVSPELKKPPAAVSPEPRRYAPAGSPEPRRHPSQMRRPAPAASPESRRPAPAVSPESWRPGPTVSPEPWRSTPHEVQKSSAVPSWAPKSAMSMSVESRRSAPESRRPVVSPEPRRFVSDSWKSTSFSESQKSTLVSSEPWKPISSVYPEGWKPVLSPDTWKHSSPVSPELRKSSHTVSSDSWKPFFSEVRKPGASVSPDSWKLSESRKSMFFSESQKSTSAASSEVQKRAHFPEPRKRALFPESRKSNPTVSTDVQKRAVFSEHQNQVSTSALSTEGQKHALCSEAQKPSLTSPEVQKHALFSEAQKLASISSEVQEHASFLESQKSISPEIQKHGLFAESQKPALSVSPENPKQAVFTDSQKSAVSPDVQKHSVFSEMQKTAAALSSDVQRHAETTVPSEIQKNMLFSEPHKPAPGFSSEPQTPSESGESDFLSHSLDDQKPLDDLFSQDEQSILAKESPEDMLYSCPKKKTKKENQENSDSELNSSECGKMEMDSMEMKEQESNSDQEQYDMESSDYGKESKLDVTTPTQPQCVLQFTEEKEAFISEEEIAKYMKRGKGKYYCKICCCRAMKKGAVLHHLVNKHNVQSPYKCKICGKAFLLESLLKNHVAAHGQSLLKCPRCNFESNFPRGFKKHLTHCQSRHSDDTPKKHLDSLEPLEEQI; encoded by the coding sequence atggacgTGTTGCAGATACTACGTAAAACCACAGAGTGCTTAGAGTGTGATCACTGCAACTTCAGAGGAACGGACTATGAGAACATACAGATTCATATGGGTACCATACACCCAGAGTATTGTGATGAAATGAATGCTGCTGGTTTGGGTAAACTTATATTTTATCAAAAAAGCgcaaaactgtttcactgcCACAAATGTTTCTTTACCAGCAAGATGTATTGCAACGTGTATTATCACATCACAGCACAGCATGCAGCACCTCAGAAGTGGAATGAGGAACGGAAAGGACAGGCAGAAGGAGATTCGGAGCCCTCCAAAAACAGCGTCACATTGGAGCCACAGAAACCTACAGTTTCCCCTGAGACAGGCAAACCCTCCCTTTCTCCTGAACTCCCCAAATCTGAACCTGTTGTTTCCCCTAAGCTTCAGAAATCTTCAGTATCTCCAGAGCCCCAGAAATCGGCTCAGGCAACTTCCTCAGAGTCAGAGCAGTCAGCCCAGGCTATGTCCCCAGACCCAGAAAAGTCATCCAAGGCCACGTCTCCAGATGTGGAGAAGTTAGCCTCAGCTGTATCCTCAGACTCAGAGAAGCCATCTCCATCTGTGTCCCCCGACCCACAGAAGCCATCTCCTGCTGTCTCTCCTGACCCACAGAAGCCATCTCCTGCTGTGTCCCCCGACCCACAGAAGCCAGCGCCGGCAGTGTCTCCAGAGCCCCGTCGCCATTCCCCGGCGGTGTCTCCAGAGCCCCGGCGCCATTCCCCAGGAATGTCTCCAGAGCCTCGTCGCCATTCCCCCGCTGTATCGCCGGAGCCCCGTCGCCATTCCCCTGCCGTGTCTCCAGAGCCCCGCAGATACTCCCCAGCTGTCTCACCAGAGCTAAAGAAACCTCCTGCAGCAGTGTCCCCCGAGCCCCGACGCTATGCACCAGCCGGCTCCCCTGAGCCTCGCAGGCATCCTTCTCAAATGCGTAGGCCCGCTCCCGCTGCTTCTCCTGAAAGCCGGAGGCCCGCTCCTGCGGTTTCGCCGGAGTCATGGAGACCCGGTCCGACCGTTTCCCCTGAGCCCTGGAGATCCACGCCTCACGAGGTGCAGAAGTCCTCTGCGGTTCCTTCCTGGGCCCCAAAGTCCGCCATGTCGATGTCCGTAGAATCCCGGAGGTCTGCCCCTGAGTCCCGAAGGCCCGTTGTGTCGCCAGAGCCTAGGAGGTTTGTCTCTGACTCGTGGAAATCTACATCCTTTTCTGAATCCCAGAAGTCTACTCTGGTTTCTTCTGAGCCGTGGAAACCCATCTCATCTGTTTATCCTGAAGGCTGGAAACCTGTTCTGTCCCCTGACACGTGGAAGCATTCTTCTCCAGTTTCTCCTGAGCTTCGAAAGTCTAGTCACACAGTTTCCTCTGACTCTTGGAAGCCTTTCTTTTCTGAGGTCCGTAAGCCTGGCGCTTCGGTGTCTCCTGACTCTTGGAAACTCTCTGAGTCACGGAAAtctatgtttttttctgaatctcagaaatccacctctgctgcttcctctgagGTTCAGAAACGGGCTCATTTCCCCGAACCTCGGAAAAGAGCTCTGTTCCCAGAATCTCGTAAATCTAATCCTACCGTGTCTACTGATGTCCAGAAACGTGCTGTCTTTTCTGAGCACCAGAACCAGGTGTCTACTTCTGCTCTTTCTACTGAAGGCCAAAAACACGCCCTATGTTCTGAAGCCCAGAAGCCGTCTCTTACTTCCCCCGAAGTTCAGAAGCACGCCCTATTTTCTGAAGCCCAGAAACTTGCTTCCATTTCCTCTGAAGTTCAGGAGCATGCTTCCTTCCTGGAGTCTCAGAAATCCATTTCTCCTGAAATTCAGAAACACGGCCTCTTCGCTGAGTCCCAGAAACCCGCTCTTTCCGTTTCTCCTGAGAACCCCAAACAAGCTGTTTTTACCGACTCCCAGAAATCTGCCGTTTCCCCTGACGTTCAAAAGCACAGTGTATTTTCTGAGATGCAGaagactgctgctgctttgtcctCTGATGTCCAGAGACACGCTGAAACTACTGTACCTTCTGAAATCCAGAAGAACATGCTGTTTTCCGAGCCTCACAAACCTGCTCCGGGTTTTTCCTCTGAGCCCCAGACACCTAGTGAGTCTGGAGAGAGCGACTTTCTTTCTCACAGTTTAGATGATCAGAAACCACTGGATGATTTATTCTCACAGGATGAACAATCAATATTAGCCAAAGAATCACCAGAAGACATGTTATATTCGTGCCCCAAAAAGAAGACCAAGAAGGAGAACCAGGAGAACTCAGATTCCGAACTAAACAGCAGCGAGTGTGGAAAAATGGAGATGGACTCGATGGAGATGAAGGAGCAAGAATCCAACAGTGACCAAGAGCAGTATGATATGGAGTCGTCTGATTACGGCAAGGAGAGCAAACTCGATGTGACTACTCCCACGCAGCCACAGTGTGTGCTGCAGTTTACCGAAGAGAAGGAGGCTTTCATCTCCGAGGAAGAAATAGCCAAGTACATGAAGCGTGGCAAGGGAAAGTATTACTGCAAAATCTGCTGCTGTCGGGCGATGAAAAAAGGCGCCGTCCTGCACCATTTGGTTAACAAGCACAACGTTCAGAGCCCGTACAAATGCAAAATATGTGGCAAAGCTTTCCTTTTGGAGTCCCTCCTTAAAAATCACGTTGCTGCTCACGGTCAGAGTTTGTTGAAATGTCCACGTTGTAATTTTGAATCAAATTTCCCCCGAGGCTTTAAGAAACATTTGACCCATTGCCAAAGCCGTCATAGTGATGATACACCTAAAAAACACTTGGACAGCCTTGAACCACTCGAAGAGCAAATTTAa